AATGAATACGACCATACGGGTATGGTAACTTGAAGCAAATTTTGTGTTGTCATACTAATACAGGATGATCCTTGTCCAGATTTAACAAGAGCATGATCTATGTCTGGGTTTATTTGAACAGGAAGTTAGTAGGGGGAGGGAGGATGAGCGAAGATTAACCAAATTACATATTTTGTCTCAATTTGCCTTCTCAACCTCCTATATTTCTGTTGAAGAAAATCCACTCTATGATTATCCTTAGAGACATGATCTGATGAACTTTTCAAAACATATCTGTAATTCAAGTCTCGGCACAGTACAAAGATCTGTGACTTCTGAGATCGTAAAAAATGTCTAACGTAGCATTTTAACTTCATGATCAGCAACTATGAATTGCCAGTTAGCCCTTAACTCGTACATATGCTCCTTACATATCTAGCTATTCTATTAAATTAAGCTAACAAGTTAAGCAATGGAAAGTATGGTACAAGTGATAGCCAAGAAAAGAGTGTGGGAAGCGAAAACATTCACTTTTCACAGTTGCTGACAGTAAGGAACCTGCCAAGTGGTGAATGCTAATTTCTTTCTATGTTTTCCACTCACTTATGTGTGGTTGTGCAGGAAGGGATCATGAATCCTTTCTCTTTTCCACCCACTTATGTGTGGCTATGCATTTGCCCTAGCAGAGTGGCCCTTTGTATGGGTGAGGTCATATATCCAGCGAATCATTTTGCATCCGTTGGGAATTGACCTCAAGATCTATTGGAGCAATCGCTCATTCAAGTATCAACTGCGCTAACCTGTGGGGGCTCTTTGAAAGTCATTCATGCCACGATGATGAATGGTGAGATGCATTTTCAAGACATATCCGCCTATATGCTCTGATTTTTTAATGACTTCTAGCCTTCGTCAAAGCAGAAATTAGAGTTTTACAGTGACAGGAATTCAATCTTCACTGCATTTATTGGTTCAATTATTTGACTATTTTCATTTTGGTTTTCCAGAAATCTGATCGTAGAAAGGCTGCAGCGCTACATCCTGGCAACTTCCATCCATGTATTCGTATCGCATAAAACCAGCACAACTTTTTTATCAGCTACACTTGATAAATATTTGTAGTACTGGCGACGTCAGTTGGATTGGATTAGTTTTATACGGCATTTTTTATGTTTTCATTGGAGAAACTGTTGCTAAGTCTATTTGTACCTAAATCCTTCCATGGCTCAGTTTATGTTATGATATTTTTATCCTTTCTCTGTAGAAGTCAGGTGGGGAAAAATCATTTTTCGCCCCCTTTTTGAACTTGGGGAAGTTAGTAACCTCGATGAGATATTCATTTATTTGTAATGTTAAACCTTGACATCTTTACATTCTTGTTGTTTTACGTACCAAATCCATCAAATGTGCTTGGGATATTGGCACTAaggttataaataaattaattagaatttcaATAGTAAAagcatatgtatatatatatatataaaatgaataAAATTGAAcgctaataaaattaatttattaatgtttacaaatatgatttataaataaattttaatgattttAGATTTTAAGAGTCCGTAGGAAAATAGTTATAGATAGAATGAAGAATAGGTGCGGCCTATTTAAATGTGTCATTACGCCTTGCGCCTAGCATCCCCGATGATCTCATCTCCCGTTTCCATCTGCATCCGCGGTTCTAGATCCATCGACGCCCTCAACCCGCTGCGCGCTCTCTCCGGCCGCCTCTCGCCCACTCGGGTCTCGATATCGGCCATGGCCAACTTGGAAGCAGTCCACAACGCCGGCACTTGGTACTCCGTTCCGGATCTGAGTCTGCGCGACCACCGATTCACTGTGCCCCTCGATTATTCCGCTTCTTCCGGCGCCAACATCGCCGTCTTCGCTCGCGAGGTCGTCGCCGGTAACGCTTCCTTGCTCCCTGGCTTCATCGGATCGATAGAATTTTTTCAGGATGTGCAGGGTTGTAGGAAATAAGTGTCCTGGTCCGACGATCGGAACCGCTGAACGCTAGACAGTTAGGGTTGTTGAATTAAAATTTGTCTCATGTGCAAGAGTTTGTTAGTTTCAGTCTGAGAAAAGTTGGTCGTATCAATTTATTTCCTAGTACGACTAGAGCCAGTTAGAATCTCCACTGTGATTTCATGCCCTCAAAACCTTGTCAGCACGCGAAGAGGATCGGCGACAAAAAGCTGGCTCTAAATCTGAGTAAAATAGTAGTTTGTTATACCTGGATACTTCTACGTGTACCAGGGGAGTGTGTGGTCGGCAGTCTCTCTTATGGACTGTAGGGTTGTATACAAATAAGACAATGTGAATTTTAATTGTCGTATCCATCTTCTTGTAGTTGGGAAAGAAGATCAGCAATTGTCATACTTATTGTACCTCCAAGGTGGACCTGGATTCGAAAGTCCTCGGCCAACTGAGGCTAGTGGGTGGCTAAAGCGAGCATGTGAAGAATATAGAGTTATTTTGCTTGATCAGGCATGATCTTGAATTCTAAAGAACTTTCTCTTCTTTGATTtcattattttactttatattaTTCAGCTTATGCCTATTGTTGTCAGCGAGGAACAGGTCTATCAACTCCATTAACAGTATCATCTCTTTCACAATTCACAACTGCAGCAGAGATGGTTGAGTATCTGCAGCATTTCCGAGCAGATAATATAGTCAAAGATGCTGAGTTTATTCGCAAACATCTTGTTCCAGATTTTGGTACTTGGACAGTGCTAGGGCAAGTATAAATTCTCACACAgattatttaatttagttttacttTTCTTTATTAAAAAAAGTATAAATTCTATTTTCATTTAGAATTGAATTGAAATGGACAAGATGGTTCATCACTAATTGTTTCCAAGAATAGCATATTCATCATCGGTTTGTCTTTCTCAATTAAGTTCTAGTCACAAACGCATGGTGACATTGACATTGTgtgaaaggggaaaaggaaattAACACTACATGAAGAGACAAAAATGAACAAAACTTCAACATATTAGTACTTCTTAGTCATCATTGACTCCAACCTTACCACCTTTGAGTTTCAATGTATTAAActtgttattattattaattatcaaGTGTGGAAGCTCATTGGATACAACCGATTTCATGTTCTTGATCTTGTGTTctattaaatataaaaatcatGATAGGAGATATGTTCTGAATCAaaataaactatttttaaaattataatttgtcCCTTTAAAGTTTGATCAAATTTATGTTTATGCCCCTTGATTTGTAAATGTACCCATTAGGCTATTGTACAACATATCTACCTTATGAGTGTTAAGATTATCATGCATCTCACATGGGTATTGATGGTTAGATAAAGAGCCTATTTCCAGTTAGGGTAAAAGTTCATAGGGAAGTATGTGGCGAGATTTCCATAGGaaggaaaatttaaatttctaaaatcaatttaagacaaacattaaaataaatcaataataaaTAGATGTGAATATAATATTTTTTGGATGGACTTATCAGACATTTTATAGAATAATGATTTTCTATCAAAATCAGGCAGAAACATCTTTGGTTGGAAATTGAGGAGAGTCTTTTGTAGCTCTTTTCTTCCCTCTCTCCGTTTTCATTCAAGGAAACATAAGAATAGAGCAGCTGGAGAATTCTTTATTCAACTATATTTCCTTTCTTTGGTGCTTCTGCTATTGGATATACACTCTAAGTATTTAAGGTAATATCAAACAATAGATCGAATTACTAAAATCAGCTGATAATTATGAAGAACAAGATGTTCCCCCTCAAGAATTACATGGCCTTGTTGATCAGGGACATAATTAATGGGTGATGAGTAAGGTATCTTGAACCTATTGAATTTCTCCAACATAGTTAATAACCTTGTTttgtttgaaaaaatatatattctctttaAATTTGCCCTTTCAGTTTATTGATCTGATTCTATCTTTTTATTTTATGAGTATCAtagttatataaaaaaattactaGAAGATATGTAAATATTAAATAATAGACTTTCAATCATAAATAAATACAGTAAAAATTCACAAGTTGGTTTTTGCTACAAGTTCTCATCCATagataagatttttaaaaaaaatttacatatcttatcaagcttaattaaaaaaattacatattATGATTGTTTGGGCTTTATGATGTCCAGGttgtatttttgaaatttgaatgaaTCACAATTTGCAATTTCAGAAGATACAATAAGAAAATTACGCTCTTAATTTCATACTACACTTATTCCTATGCATGTTAATGTTATGTTTGTCTCTTCTCAATTCCTATGCATCTATTCTTTTACTGGTGTAGAGCTATGGAGGCTTTTGTGCGGTTACCTACTTGAGTTTTGCCCCAGAAGGCCTCAAGTCTGTTCTTCTAACTGGTGGACTTCCACCAGTTGGTAAGGGTTGCACTGCAGATGTTGTATACAAAGCATGCTTTGAGCAAGTTGTGCATCAAAATGAGAAGTACTATAAGAGGTTTCCTCAGGATGCTAAAGTTGTTTGTGATCTAGTAAATTATTTGGCCAAAGCTGAAGGTGGAGGGGTTAGTTACTTCATTACTCTTTTTTGATAATCTAGTAATGCTTTAGAGTTTAGCCTGAATGATAGTTCACAACCTTATCTGTCTGAATAGGTGCCTCTGCCTTCTGGTGGAATTTTAACTCCAAAGGGGTTGCAAACTATTGGACTTGCAGGTTTAGGCTCTGGTGGCGGTTTTGAACGTCTACATTACATGTAAGGGATCAATCCCATTATTAAAATCTTTCATCATAGCTTTTAAAGTTTGCCTTAACATCACTGCAGGTTTGAGAGAGTCTGGGATCCTGAACTTGTTCCAGGCACAGGGAAGCGAATAAGTTATTACTTTTTGAAGGCTGTAAATATCATTCCTTGACCTGTCCAAATATTTTTGTTGAATTTGCAAAGTCTATTTTATATCAGTCTTGGTGTAATTATTCTCTCGATGCATGATTGCTTGTGAAAGCTATAGGGAAGAAGATTCTAAGAATCATTTATCATGGTGTATGGATCATCTCGTCTTATAACTGTTCATGTTTGTGCTTTAATCAATTTCAAATTTAGGGATTCTATAGGGACTTGAGTTTGATGCATCTAATGTTATAACTTTCCTCTCTTTTTGCAGTTTGAGAGTTGGATAGAATTTGATACAAATCCACTCTATGCTCTTTTGCATGAATCTATATACTGTCAGGTAAACCAAGTACACTCTCTAACTAACTTCTTTGTCAAGCTTATTGGAATTAATAAATTAATGCATATTATTTGATTTACTCCATTTTTCTTCAGGGTGCCCCATCAAAATGGTCTGCTCAAAAAATAAGGAGTGAACATGAAAACATATTTGATCCAATTGGAGCTGCTAAAGAATGTCGCCCTGTATATTTTACTGGAGAGGCAAGTGCTAGCCATAAAATTGCTAGAAATATTTTGATCTGGTTAAGATGCATTTTGATTGACATAATTGAGGCCATGCGGACAAAGAAAATATATTCCTTCAATTTAGGTTGCAACTTGCAAGAAGGTAATCAGGACATCTCCCTCTGATTTTTCCAAAACTACCCCTGTGCTTGTGCATGGGTATTGGAACATAACATTTATCACCTCTTCCATCCAATTTGCCAGACTTTTGTTTCTACCATAGTCATCAGTGCAAGAGTATTCAATCCAAGAGTTAAGGTACTTAAAACTATCTGATGCAGGGTTTGAATCTTCACATACAATTTCTCGGGGAACAAGATATATATTTGTGATCTTTGGAAATTAAGAGAATTTTCTAGCTCAAAAACTGAAGTAATATGAAAAATATTGACAATACTTAGGGCCTGATTAAAAGAGATTAATAATTGCATGCATGACTGTTTGTTGTTCCCTTGCCTTTGTAAATACTACCTTTTTGACAACCTTTTGAGGTTAGATCCTTCAACACCAGAGAACAAACTTCTCATGTTTGCTAAGTTACTAGCATTGTCACCTCTATATATGCATTCAGAAGTAGCAAGTAAAGAATTAACTACAATATTATATCGCTAGAGTGTTGAAGATCTCTTTGCTTTTCTTGTAGATGATATTTCCGTGGATATTTGATGAGATCCATGCTTTGAAAAGTCTCAAGGAAGCTGCTCATTTGTTGGCTGAGAAGAAAGATTGGCGTCCATTATACGACATTGACAGGCTAAACAACAATAAGGTATGTTTTTCTGTTATAACTGATTTCTTCTGTGTAATATTACTAGATATGTCTGCATTGGTTCTTGAAGATTGTTTGGTATCGTTTTTTGCCATTTTGTTACGTGCAACGATCATTTGATTCAGATATTATTATATTGCTATCAAAATCATTGTTGGTAGAATTTAGGCAAGTACCAGGTTTATTAGGAATAAGCTAAACGATCGCATTCATTGGCTCACATAAATCAACCAAAGCACCTGCataatgagagagagagagacttgaCAAATGAAGCAAATGAGGCAAATATCGCATTCGCGTGAAGTCGACTCATTGACTTTTTTTTAGTTTCTTGATCCAAATTATACTCCCATTATATTCTCATGCAGGTTCCTGTTGCTGCTGCTGTTTATTATGAAGACATGTATGTCAACTTCAAACTTGCAATGGAAACAGCTGCTGAAATTGCTGGGATCAGGCTTTGGGTAACAAATGAATACATGCATTCTGGACTCCGTGACAGTGGGCATCAAGTTTTCGATCAATTGATGGGTATGCTACAAGGAAAGAAACCttgtttctgatttttttttttttttgtatatttgcGAGAGCAATTAAGTTGAATCGTTTTTGCTGATTGCTTCCATATTTCTAGAAGTATACCACCTTGTTAAGGTAGCAAATGCTTTATTAGTATGTACTGATTCATGTTGGCTTATATGGATAAAATGACATTCTCTAGTTATATTTTGTCCAAAATTTGTAGTTAATCAAGTCTGGCAAAAGCAAATAGCCATGGCTTGCAAACACGGAAGGTAAAACAACAATTGAAAGCGAACATCAAAGAGcaagttcttttgttttttctaatCTAGGCGTGGCAAAGTGGCCGGGCTGTCTGCAACATGACTAAGCACGACATAACATGGGATGTGCTCGGCATGGCTTGCCAAAAGCTTGGTTGTGTTTACTAAGGGTGTAAATGAGTCAGGTCGTTCGTGAGCTATTCGTTAGTGGCTCCGTCAAAACTGGACTCTGAGCTGAATTGATTAGAAATTGAGTAGAGTTTGAACCTAATTATTATTGACTTGGTGGTTCGTCGAACAAAATAAGTCAGTAATAATATGTATTTTTATAatgtaaaaatatatttatttatttattaaaaaaataataaaattcaaaCTTGAGTCCATAATAAGGAGATCAATTTCAACTCTACATGCTCAGACTCGAGCGAGCTTGAGCTTGAGCTTGAGctagtcagtataaatcaaacCGAGCTCGAGTCTAGGTTGACTCGAACTCAGCTTAGCTCGTTTGCGGCGCTAATGTTCACCAACCTTGGGGCGGGCGGGCTCTAGTTTCCTGTTCGCAAGTTGTGTTCAACATGTCACTGCAGCTTAGTACGACCCTATATCATTCCTGCATGACATGGCTGCTTAGTACGACCCTATTTCAAACAGGTTTGCATGCTATTAAAAAAAAAGGTTCGTCAAGAATCTTGATAAAGAATTGAGTTTATTGTACATGATCGTATTCTTCTGCTTTACAGGAGATTAGTTTTTGAGATTCAAAAATCTCCTTTTCTGGATGCTATTTTAAACAGTCAAAATAATTAGTTTGGTTAAAATACGtcctagatttttttaaatagtaaATCTTGGTCAAGTTACgtctaaaatattattattattttgtttgaaagacatttttttttaaaaaaaaatatgctcTCAATCCCATTTCTTATTAACTTATTTGAAAGATTTTCATTTTAAGAGTATCCACACCATACcttctagaatttttttttattctcttataaataaattttctatTATATGCAATCTAATTTTGTACTCTTACCATGTGTAACATTggtgatttatttaaaaattacataaataataatTTAGATAAAATTGTATGCTCTTATCTCGTGTAACATTAGTGATTTATATAAAAATTACAGATATAATAACTGATATCAAACTTAATGATTGGGAAATGGAGTCGTAAACGCAAGAAACTTAATCAAATACGACCGTTCTTGCATCAAAACAACTGGAGGAGACATAATCGTCGACTAAATTGAGAATTAGTTCTAAAAGCACAATAACTAGTCCAATGATCCAGCAAAATTCAGAAAGCTTATCAACGATTCTATCTAAAATATTTCATCGTCTAAACATCCATCACCATCAAAATTTCCTTGCCACCCTATAACACGACAAATTTGACAAAGTAGGCTTTCACCCTAATTAAGGTTGGCATTCATCGTCTTATCACGAAAGTTTCATGCCAAATCCAACATCAAGTGTGTAACATACATTGAAGTACAACTCCCTTCAAAAAAGTGTTTTACATCGTGTCAAATATTAGCAACATCACAAGCTCTACCAATGGAATCAACGAGGTGGGAGGTCAAGGCTTCAAAGTGCTTTTCATAGAACCAAGGCAAAGAAAGCATCAATGACTGTTCCTTTTTTTCCCCTAATCTTAAGACTAAACATGTTCTTAAACTATAAGCCATTTTGTTAGTCCACTTAAACGTGTTATAAACAACTGAGAATCGTGAGAACAAATGTGCCATTCAGTCTCCAGCTTGTTGCCTGAAGAGACCACAGTTGATAACTGTCGGTGAAGTTTTTTATACACCACTCAAGGTAGATAGCTACTGTATGAAGTCATTGTACCCCTCTTCACTTAAAATCAGTCATCCATTCATTGTCTTGACAACTTATCATGTTGGCAATTGATGGTTGTTCCTCGTTGGTAGAAACACTAGCTGAGAAAGGTGGAATTGGAGCTTGGGATGTCTGAGTAACCGTGTGATGATTAAGGGCAGCTTGGAAGGCATTGCCAGTTAGACTTCCTCTCATGCGCCCAGTTGGCTGCCAGTTCTGCTCAATTGGAAGGTCGGGCAAATGATCAAATACTGAAGGTAGCGGCCTACCTATATCAAGTGAGGGTAAAAATGCTTCTCTGGTTGATGGAATTCTTGCTGTGAGGGAATGTGCATGTGCAGCACGTTGAGCAGACAAAGGTATATTACTACTACTTTGCCCTAGTGTTGAGTGTGCTGGATTGGTTGACGGTTGCTGAACCCAACTTGAAAGTGATGCACTAGATGGATTTGTGACACTATGCCTTCTTTGAGATTGGTTGTTTCCTCTATAAGCGCCCATCCCTCTCAGATGGATTGGAGGTGCCTGAGTGCTGATATGGTTTGCTGCAGCAAGGTTTGCAACCTGTTGTACTGCAGTGTTACTCTGGTGGTGGTGACCCTGAATTTGGGcaggcaaaaaaaaaattaatatctacTACTAAAAATAATCCTGGATTAGTATAGTTAGCATATTCCAAGGAGTTGGCAGTTGCAAGTTGTTTATGTTTATTCCTCAGCTAATCAAGCAAAAAAGCAAGCAAACTATGAGTCCGTGCAAATGTCATATAATAAATTTTCATCTATTTAATGAATCTCCACGTGTCTGATTTGTTACTCGTACAAAAATGAGATGCTACCTTGGTCGCAAACATAAAGAATCAGCTAAAGGGAATTTACACCCTATTGCAGCCACATTTACTGGTCCAACTAAGAAAGATGTACAACTAAAAGAATATAAATAGTTTTCAAGGATAAGCTGTTGAAGCAAGATTACAAAAACTAGAATGTAGGATAGCCTCTCGAGCAAAATTAAGAGTGCTAAAAACTTAGACTCCTAACGTGGGAGAGATTGGATTAGGACATGGAGACAATCTTAGATGCCATGTACTATAAGTTATATTGGGTATCAAGGTTTGGTATACTAACAGTATTTAAGTCCATTAGGGCCAGACATTTGAATCCTTGAATTAGGACCATCATGATTCATTCATAGAACATAATCTATGTTTGACGCTAGCTGGCAATCTAACACAACCCTCAATCTTTTTCATCTAGGCTTAGGACCAGCATTGGCGGTTTTAGGACCATCATCATCCTTGAGAAAAAATTAATCCTCCTTTTATAATTTAACATAGCCACTTAAGCAAAATTACCAGAGCCGTGGAACGCATTGCTGTTGAAGCTGCATAGTTAGCCCTCGCGAGTTCATTGAATTGCACATTACCAATAACTGAACTGAACCTACTGGGAGTAGCTGTTAAAGAAGAAAGTGA
This window of the Zingiber officinale cultivar Zhangliang chromosome 3B, Zo_v1.1, whole genome shotgun sequence genome carries:
- the LOC122055534 gene encoding proline iminopeptidase-like, with the translated sequence MCHYALRLASPMISSPVSICIRGSRSIDALNPLRALSGRLSPTRVSISAMANLEAVHNAGTWYSVPDLSLRDHRFTVPLDYSASSGANIAVFAREVVAVGKEDQQLSYLLYLQGGPGFESPRPTEASGWLKRACEEYRVILLDQRGTGLSTPLTVSSLSQFTTAAEMVEYLQHFRADNIVKDAEFIRKHLVPDFGTWTVLGQSYGGFCAVTYLSFAPEGLKSVLLTGGLPPVGKGCTADVVYKACFEQVVHQNEKYYKRFPQDAKVVCDLVNYLAKAEGGGVPLPSGGILTPKGLQTIGLAGLGSGGGFERLHYMFERVWDPELVPGTGKRISYYFLKAFESWIEFDTNPLYALLHESIYCQGAPSKWSAQKIRSEHENIFDPIGAAKECRPVYFTGEMIFPWIFDEIHALKSLKEAAHLLAEKKDWRPLYDIDRLNNNKVPVAAAVYYEDMYVNFKLAMETAAEIAGIRLWVTNEYMHSGLRDSGHQVFDQLMGMLQGKKPCF